A part of Rhodamnia argentea isolate NSW1041297 chromosome 8, ASM2092103v1, whole genome shotgun sequence genomic DNA contains:
- the LOC115748120 gene encoding uncharacterized protein LOC115748120 isoform X8: MARSLSGCRISPAFSPGRWRSLWSLPLFRLSSSLCPISRKARCCSSAYHLSYSSLYGYFPRLGFHYPYGRGLLLCPLQQMSRQELISIMPVHHLLQVALLNLITISSTWARVIDVMDSESGSRLFGFIGAGATLGQLFGSLFATLMARLGPLLLLFASVFLELAAQSAKGIDQELPHCPEELSPIRKIDPDQQKDSNGKTEPAVSSPTSATTAVKPQLWAILDGFWLILSSTYLLYVSLFLWLSAVVSSFFYFQKVTVIAMAVSSSTDRRKLFAQINSFIAIFILAGQLTLTGRILAVAGVTVAICSAPIVALSNLVVVAVWPTWVAIAISETLRKVVSYVVTRPGRELLFTVVSQDEKYKAKVCIDVIVQRLGDATAAGMFKLLFGSLNGKISTVSLYALPLIFSTEASSKLGLNVHSGTLSGCILNGLELQSQQMLLDASHLHFLIFDWDHSQLRFMLM, encoded by the exons ATGGCGCGATCTCTCTCGGGCTGTCGAATCTCCCCGGCCTTTTCGCCGGGTCGTTGGCGCTCACTTTGGTCGCTGCCCCTGTTTCGACTCTCATCTTCTCTTTGCCCAATCTCTCGAAAGGCAAGGTGTT GTTCTTCAGCATATCACTTGTCATATTCTTCACTCTATGGCTATTTTCCTCGCCTGGGTTTTCACTATCCATATGGAAG GGGTCTGTTGCTTTGTCCTCTACAACAGATGAGCAGGCAGGAGTTGATATCAATCATGCCAGTCCATCATCTCCTGCAG GTTGCTTTGCTTAATCTTATCACTATTTCATCAACTTGGGCTAGAGTGATTGATGTGATGGACAGCGAG TCAGGTTCAAGACTCTTCGGTTTCATTGGTGCGGGTGCTACACTAGGCCAGCTGTTTGGCTCTCTGTTTGCCACGCTAATGGCCCGGTTGGGTCCGC TGTTGCTTCTCTTTGCTTCCGTTTTTCTGGAACTTGCTGCACAATCGGCGAAAGGGATCGACCAAGAGTTACCTCATTGTCCTGAAGAGTTATCTCCCATCAG AAAAATTGATCCTGATCAACAAAAGGACTCCAATGGAAAGACCGAACCTGCTGTTTCTTCTCCCACATCAGCTACTACAGCAGTGAAGCCTCAGCTTTGGGCTATTTTAGATGGATTCTGGCTTATTTTATCCTCCACATATCTGTTATATGTCTCGTTATTTCTCTGGCTGAGTGCAGTTGTCTCATCATTCTTCTATTTTCAG AAAGTTACTGTGATAGCAATGGCTGTTTCAAGCTCAACTGACCGGAGAAAATTGTTTGCCCAGATTAACAGCTTCATTGCCATCTTCATACTTGCAGGCCAACTCACACTGACG GGTCGCATTCTTGCTGTTGCTGGGGTTACTGTTGCTATTTGTTCTGCTCCTATAGTTGCCTTGTCAAACTTGGTCGTGGTTGCAGTTTGGCCTACTTGGGTAGCAATTGCAATTTCTGAGACCTTGCGAAAG GTTGTCTCATATGTTGTTACAAGGCCCGGAAGAGAACTTTTGTTTACTGTAGTCTCACAGGATGAGAAGTACAAAGCTAAG GTATGCATAGATGTTATTGTCCAGAGATTAGGTGATGCAACAGCAGCTGGAATGTTTAAGTTGCTTTTTGGCTCTCTCAATGGGAAAATATCAACAGTCTCCTTATACGCCTTGCCT CTCATCTTCTCAACGGAAGCATCAAGTAAGCTCGGCCTCAATGTACACAGTGGAACACTTTCAG GTTGCATCCTCAATGGCTTGGAGCTTCAGAGCCAGCAAATGCTCCTCGATGCGTCCCATttgcattttctgattttcgATTGGGACCACAGCCAGCTCAGGTTTATGTTGATGTAG